TtcgtgaaaaaaaaagatttgatcgGCTAAACTTGGTCGGTATGATTCTCATCTATCTGGTTGAAATTCTTCAAATTGTTGCTATTGTTGTGTGATTTTCCCCTTTTTCTTTGAACTTTGGATCCGTGTGAAATCAATTCTGGCGATTGGGATTGGTATCACTGTATCAGTAATATCAGATTTTCTTCGAATTTCTTGGAAGTAGTTGAGCTTTGTCGAATTCAAACcttcttcaaaaaagaaaagaatagaagaatgagaagttttctcaaatttttggaaaataattatttttgtcacaGTTAGTTAGCGAATGGAGAAGTAGAAAAATCAGATATTTAGTGATACTTTCTTGGGgattcttttgatgtttaatTGAAGATTGGCTCACTGATTTTATCTTTGAAGGTCTTAGTAAACGTTAATAGCTTGACGTTATCATTAGAAACTCAAAAAACTTAAGTCTCTCTCTAATTATTAGCTTTCAGGTTTATCGTGGAAGGACTTGTCAATGGCAGACGTACCTGGATACCTGCGCACTTGTTTGGATATGGGGAAGATAGCTTTCTTAGCAATCCTTGTATCTACAGGGATTGTGTTGCAGATTCTGGTATCCCCCAAGAGATTCTTTCAAGTTTTGATCCTGCCTGTTTATGCTTCTCCTGCCAATAGTAGATTCATACTTGTGTTTAAACCCTTTGTTGCTAATTTTGTTCCAGGCTTGTGCTCTGTTCAATAACTGGTGGCCAATGCTAAGTGGTGAGTTGTTTCGCTCGACCTCCAATATCTCTTTGTTGGTTCGATCTTTAGTCTTGCAAACTGCATTTTATATCGATGAAAGTAGTCTGTTTTAAATCTTGTTTGGTTACATAAAAAGTGTCAGGGAACTTGGAAAAACCATTATTATATCAATGGTGATGGATTTTAAACTCTTTCTTGCGGTTAATCAGAATCTGATATTGCTTTGCAGTTATAATGTATGTGCTCCTCCCAATGCCTTTGCTCTTCTTTGGTGGATCAGACAGTACATCTCTATTCAACGAGTCAGATAATAGGTAAGCAATTTATATACAGGCCTCCATTGTTTGTTTAGGTTTGCATTTGCATTTACGTTACATTCCAAGTGAACCCACAACTACAATTATCGACTTTCTAAGTCTAGGTATATCAAAGAAACTCGCTGAGCTTACatgaacattttcttttatgcaGTTGGATCAATGCAGCCAAGTTCTTGACTGGTGCATCAGCAGTTGGAAGCGTCGCGATACCATCGATTCTAAAACACGCCGGACTCATCGGTTGGGGCGCATTAGCCCTTGATCTCTCATCCTACGTTGTCTTCCTCGTGGCTATTTTGGGTTACATTTGCATAGGAGATGCCAGTGACAACTATTACAGCTACATTTAAAAAGACACAcacaaattcatcatcatttgtTTAAACCTCAACAAAGTCTCAGCCTTTTATCACTTCCCCGTTCGATTGATGCTTCGAAACGAAAACATCTTGTTTCTATGGAATGACTCACTGATTGGATTTTCACAAGTTTAAGAGTTTGTGTGTCAAGTGTATgtatgaatgattttttttttgggtggttTTGTTACGTTTTGATGTATAGaacatatttattatttggtggaatatatataaattttctttacaaaagCATATTGAAAAACTGAGTCTTTTAGATAAAGAAGCTGTGAAAAGTGTTTGAATGCGAGCTCTCTGTGTAAAGAAAGTTTGTGGCTTTCTCTCAAAATTATCTCTCAGATCTTCAATATCTTGTCGTCGATACTATGGAGATAAGATACCGAATTACGGAAGCTATCGTCGAGGTTTCTCTAATGAAGAAGCTCTTATACTTCGTCGTTTATCTGAGGGAGGTCTTGTACATGCACGCCACTTGCTCGACAAAATTCCTCAGAGAGGAAGTATCAACCGTGTTGTTTACTGGACTTCGCTTCTTAGTAAGTACGCGAAAACTGGATACTTGGATGAAGCAAGGGTTTTGTTTGAAGTAATGCCTGAGAGGAATATCGTTACTTGTAATGCGATGTTGACGGGTTATGTTAAATG
This sequence is a window from Arabidopsis thaliana chromosome 1 sequence. Protein-coding genes within it:
- a CDS encoding Vacuolar protein sorting 55 (VPS55) family protein (Vacuolar protein sorting 55 (VPS55) family protein; CONTAINS InterPro DOMAIN/s: Vacuolar protein sorting 55 (InterPro:IPR007262); BEST Arabidopsis thaliana protein match is: Vacuolar protein sorting 55 (VPS55) family protein (TAIR:AT3G11530.2); Has 430 Blast hits to 430 proteins in 163 species: Archae - 0; Bacteria - 0; Metazoa - 181; Fungi - 137; Plants - 85; Viruses - 0; Other Eukaryotes - 27 (source: NCBI BLink).), giving the protein MADVPGYLRTCLDMGKIAFLAILVSTGIVLQILACALFNNWWPMLSVIMYVLLPMPLLFFGGSDSTSLFNESDNSWINAAKFLTGASAVGSVAIPSILKHAGLIGWGALALDLSSYVVFLVAILGYICIGDASDNYYSYI